In Flavobacterium luteolum, the DNA window ATAACTATAAAAAAAAGCCCTTCAGATTTATTTGAAGGGTTTTCTAATTAAAGGCGTATTATTTTTTAGATTCTTCAATAGAAACTTTTCTAAACTCTTTTAATAGTTTTTCAATTTCCAGTGAAGATTTACGTGCTCTAGCTCCTGCAGCTTTAACACCTTTCTCAGATAAAGAGTCTGATTCTGTTTTGAATGTTTCAATTTCAGCATTAATTTTTGCTATTAGATCTTTCATATTGTCATTTTTTTAATTACGGCAGCAAATGTAAAATATTAAATCGAATGAATTGTAGAAATGCCTACTAATTAAGAAGTGCTCTTTTTAAGCTGGTCAATAAAATAATTGACAGGCATTCCTGCTCTTGCCAGGAAAGCATTTGCAAATCGTTGTGTAGAACTGAATCCGGCTTCTTGGGCCAAAGCAGCATAAGTGTATTTCCTATAAATAGGTTCTGTCCTAAGCAGATTTATAATGTATTC includes these proteins:
- a CDS encoding histone H1, yielding MKDLIAKINAEIETFKTESDSLSEKGVKAAGARARKSSLEIEKLLKEFRKVSIEESKK